A window of Oryza glaberrima chromosome 2, OglaRS2, whole genome shotgun sequence genomic DNA:
cccCTGTTGTTTTAATTTACAGTCTCCCTTATGTAACAGGTGTATGTTTTATGGTGTAGAGTTTATTATTCCTTGGAAAACTGAACTGTGGGcttacatatttatttttgtttgaataaCTTTAGGCGGATGTGGACAACAGTGGAACCATTGATTATATAGAATTCATTGCTGCTACTCTGCATCTCAATAAACTAGAGCGAGAGGAACATCTAGTGGCAGCCTTTTCTTATTTCGACAAAGATGGCAGTGGTTATATTACGGTGGATGAGCTTCAGCAAGCTTGCAAAGAGCATAACATGCCAGATGCTTTTCTCGATGACGTCATTAAAGAAGCTGATCAGGATAATGTAAGCATGTTGCCCCATTAGTTTGTTATAGCTAACACATGCAGGAAGGATATACAAATATTTATTAATGAGTAAAGTGCacgggcggtccttaaacttgcaggggtgtgtcatctagactcctaaactctcaaaatacatacaagtccaagaacttgtcatagtgtgtcatttaggtcccaaatcgccCCAGCCCCTATAGGATCTTACGTGGCActaatgtggcatgccacacggacAAGACGTGGCATCATTTTGACTAACAAATGAAACccatttatctttttcttcttttcttatcttttcctcctcttttttttctttcttctctttttttttcttttcccgagtagaagaaaggaaaaaaaagaagaatgagaagaaaacgaagaaaaaagaagggagaaagaagaaaaggacaTATCACGTCCATATGGCATGCCATATCAGCGCCACATAGGATTCTATAGGGGCTatgtcgatttgggacctaaatgatacactttgacaagttctgggacCTAGAtgtgcattttgagagtttggggacctagatgacataaccttacaagtttaaggaccgcctaTGCACTTTACTCTTTATTAATAATCTGTTTAAGGAACTTTAAAAGATTTCACTTGTCAAAGCTTGTCATGGAACAAAACTACATTAGTActgtttcacaaaaaaaaaacaatttaaccATACATAAAAACAAAAGCAGCACTAAATCTAAGAAAAATTAACGAGATATAGCCATACTTCACATATCAACTGAATATTACAACCAATTGACCTCTTCCACAACATTAAAGTTGGGGTAGATAGTGGAAATATAGAAAATACATATGGTCTTGATTTTCCTAACAGATTGGATATATGTggtgaaatggaggtagtaataattTCATGGGAATCACTAGGGATATATCTGCAGGACATGACATGTCAGGTTATGCTTTCCTAGTGATATACTGTGGTGTACGAAACTTGAACATTCATTTTGTAGAACATGTGAATTGCTGAACCCATTGCTGTTTATGTTGTTTCTTCAATACATATCGTCCAAATGTTCGTGGTTGAATGTCTATTGATATGGTTTACTAGTTACTGCGCTTAGAAGAAAATATCTTTTATGTAGCAGTGATCTAATTGCACTTATTTCACTCCTTTTCATCAGGATGGTCGCATTGACTACGGGGAATTCGTTGCCATGATGACAAAGGGCAATATGGGTGTTGGGAGGAGAACAATGAGAAACAGCTTGAATATAAGCATGAGATGAGACGCACCTGGTGCACTATGAAGTCTGAACGTCCACAGTGCAGCTTTGAAACTTCTTCAATCTCCATGCTCTATACGGACACTGCCTGCAATTTTTGTACGCTGTCAGTTGTAGCCTTGTAGGTGTGGGTATGTGTTTCAGGTTCAGGGGATTCTAATTGTTCATCTAATTCAACAGTCGGTATGTGTTTCAGGTTCAGGGAATTCTAATTGTTCATCTAATTCAACTGCTCCTGTTATTTCTACGAAATGCACGGGGTGGGAAAGTGCCCATGCCATGCGCAAACTAGGCTACAATGTTCATATACGTCGTTGCCACAGGGCCTAATTTCTGCAGTTCGTCACACCTGAGTTTCCTCTCTGTTTTTCTGACTACATGAAGAACACCTGAGTTTCCTCTTCTTTCCTACACGATAAAACGCACAACACGGCACATGTACACATGTTATGGGCCGAGAGGCCCAGACCAAGGCAGCCTGGCATGACATCGGCCCGAGAGGCAGTACCGGTCGAAGGAACGGTGGCCTCACGGTACGTAAGGAAGGATCGTATCAGAAAGTGAGTGTCGCTTTAACTAATCAGGATCCTTATCTATGCGAGttcaagttttaaatttaacaTGGGTATTCGTATttatgactaatttttttaagtgaTAGATAACATACTCATCAACAACGAAATGCTTGTGGTGTATGAATTAGACATGTAACATCTGTACATTAATTACGCCTACGACTGTGAGCATTAGCAAAAGTtccttaaaaatattttttagatttaagATTCAGTGGAAtcgttggtgatgctctaaggctgtgtttagactcaaagtttggatccaaacttcagtccttttccatcacatcaacatgtcatacacacacaacttttcagtcacatcatcttcaatttcaaccaaaatctaaactttgtgttgaactaaacacagcctaaacccTTAAATAAACGTTTAAGAGACGAAAACTCGGGATCCCGGAGGGACTTGCTGTTGCCCTGTTGCTGAGTTGTTGCTGTGCACGATGCCGGCCTGCGtgctttcagaattcagattgcTCCACGCAGGTCCATCGAAGCTTCTTTAATTAGCGTGCAACGGCTCGACTTGAGGAAGAGATGAGAAAGAAGGGATTACCGGATTACGACGTGGTGGTCAGTCGGTCGGCCGGCCGAGGCAGATGAGAGATGGATCAGTGCACGGTGATGTACTACCAATATGTAcggcacgcgcgccgccgctgtccccCAATCTCGTCGACGTCGAGACGTGGGGATGCTGGAGCTAGCTATCAACGCCAACGGACGCGTGCCTGAATGCCTTGATGCGGTAGCCTGAGTAAGCTCGCCGGCTCGCCCCGTAGCGGACGGGCTGGCTTGCGGCTGCAACTTGCAAATCATGGCATGGCCACAGGGGTCAAGGGCCCAACGCACAGTCGTCTCGTCCGCCCCCGGGTTTCTGGCTCATATATGCCACAATCTGTGGACAAACCGAACAAACTCCACCAATGCATCATCCCCTCTCGTTTCAGCGTCGTCGCCAACGAACACCCACCGGTAATGCGCCCTCCTCAGCAGTCGCGCCAACCGCCACGAACGCCGCGAgcgtccctctctctctctcccactgcTCCacacgcgcgcggcgcgcccacgcatccatccatccactgcACACAACATACACGCAAATGGCGCCCGCGGCGTACGTTGACCCCGGCTGCGTCCACCGTCCAACTTGGCCATCGGACCCCGTCGCCACTCGTGTGCACTTTGGTTGAAAAATACGCGGTGCAGCTCAACACGCCCCTATCAGcggatcccccccccccccccccccccgcgttgACTCCACTCCACATGCAGCGCAGCTTATAGTTAACCGGGGCCAGCGCGGCAACATCTGCACTTGTCTCCCTCCGTGACCTCAATAATACGCGCGTTCCATCTCCATCAGGATCAGGGAGGGAGATATGAGATATCGTTAACAAATTTCTCGATCGGTAGTGCTCACGTCAAAGCCTTCAGTCGCTCAGTCGGTTGAGTGAGTGGTTCAGGGCTTGCTACTTGCTTCCTAGTGTAGCTAGCTTGACTTGATGCGCCACAGCACTAAGCCGGAGGAAGAATCCCAGCAAGCATTTGCACGAATCATCTCTGACAGTGAAGCTTCCATTCCGATTTCCGGTGTCATCTTCTTGAAAGTAAATTTTCCACGTGTGATCTTACCTTTGCTTTCGTTTTCCACCTGTCCATTTCGATCGTTATCAGGATGTACTTTACCCCTTGTGCGAGGAAGCATCCGACCGTATTGGGGGAGGCAACAAGATTTCATTCTTAATGCCATCAGACAGAGACTAGAATTCTCTGAGATGTATTTTATGGTTATACTATCAGATAAGAGGTCGGCTGGAAAAAGCGCCAAGAACAGCGTGCAATGAAGAGACGATCAAACAAAGAGATTTCAACTATTTTATTGCAAAGGAAAGAGCTTGATTTGTGAGCTTGTGGTTGGCCATGGTGCCAGGGAAGCCCACCTCACCTGTAGCCTAACCAACGCCACTAATTCGTGAACGGGAAATCTATCCAATCCATAATACAGAAGGTGCACATTCTCATCTTATCTTTTGCATTAAACAATATTACTGATTTGACTTACGATCAGAAGAAGGTGCTCAGATATTGGTTGACCAAACTACTGCTGCAAGTGCTTGAGTTTGTGTCATTGTGTGGCTATTTTGTATTTTGCTTGCTGGACACTTTGCTCTTTCAGCGACTAAACTACTGACATGTGCATTAGGAAATCAAGGTATTTGCAATTCATTTTACATGCGTTTGTTTCGCCGGGCCGCTTCAACCAATCATGAATCTTGGAGGGGATGTGGAATTGTGAGTGCGCCAGTGACCGGCTCTTTCGGATCCAAGAGCGGATAGAGCCTCAGAGCGGGACTCATCCTCTGCATCAGTTTCCACTTTGGCATagtcttaggccctgtttagatgggactaactatcacatcggatatttggacactaattataaatattaaacgtagactattaataaaacccatccataattttggactaattcgcgagacgaatctattgagcataattaatccatgattagcatatgtgatgctacagtaaacattctctaattatggattaattaggcttaaaaaaatttgtctcgcgaaatagctttcatttatgtaattagttttgtaagtagtctatatttaatactctaaattagtgtctaaataaagggactaaagttaagtccctggatccaaacaccaccttactcCCTACATTTGATGTTAAACACGGTTACAagttactctctccgtactcaTAAAATGAAGTCATTTTGGACAGTGACACGatcttcaaaacacaactttgacttcttatttctataaaaatatttattaaaaagtgatatatgtatacttttccTTGAGTCCATCCTCTCTGAGGGCCACCTTTGGTCTTTAGCTGGTATCGCTATTTTTGGGTTCTCCTGGGAAGGTAGTGgctctgccccctcccagctattTGGAGTTGTGTGTAGCCGTCACAGTAGTTTTTCGTCTCTTCTTTATTTTAgtcttttttccccctttcttGGCATAAGTCGGTCTGACTGATTGCGTCGTGTGACAAACATtctattcttttaatatattgacgtgcaatccttttgcgcgttcgagaaaaaatatatgtatacttttatgaaaatatattttaagacaaatatattcatataatttttacattttcaaactcaacaacttgagagttattcatgatttatattcccaaggtttgacttaaacattgttctaaatGACTTTCTTTATGATTACGAAGAgagtattaattaatcattcCATGTCAAGGCATATGCTTATCCTTAAGATCCTCCAAAAGGTGGTAAACAACAGTGCAAGAGTCCAAACATGGCTCTTCAAGTCTTCATTGTCTCTGCCTCTCCGAAAATGCTTTTTTGCTTATTGCCATTAAAAAGTGTATTATTTTGTTTACTCGTTATTatgcaatctttttttttcaattcgaTCCTACAAGAATGGCCAGGTATCCTAGTGGGCCATAACAACACTCACGAttctggatttttttaaaacctttctaaatttaatttttaaaaataaacccatcGAAAGCTCATTTCTAGATCTGAACCTATTTACAACACCAATTTAATTAGCATGGCAAGAAAACATTATCATCTCGGTGAAAAATCATGGACTGGCAAATATTTCTCCATGCTACTCGCGATGGCATGACACTACTGTTGTCAATGTTGCCTTGCAACGCTACCTCTAGTAGTGTGGTCAAaaagcttgtttttttttaaaaaaaagttttggaactttaaattttaaaatattcaaaaaaaaactgtgaTTCTGTAATCCTGCTATAATAATTGGACAAATTTTATGAAGATCAACTAAGAAAGCACATAGTAATTATTTTCTTTCCGTAGCACTTCTCAACGTAATTTTAACACACAACTAATTTCGAACAAACACACACTCGGCTACTTGAGCAACCGAAATAACTAGGGATCTTCACAAAGGCTTTTTCTAAAAGTGAAAAGCACAGATCTTACAAATAACTGCTAAATTGTCTCATGGTCCCATGTGCTCATTGTTATGGACATTTTTCGAAATGAAAATTGCACATGAAGTCATGAAGCATTGCAGGCCAAAACAAAAGTGTTACCAGCAGTACCAAATTTGGATTCAACATCGCAGTTAAAGATAACTGCGTATAAAATTCCAATATATGTGCAAATAAGTTACAGCAATTTTTCACACATTTCCCCCCAACAAATCGGTGCTTACATACATCCTGGTAGCTGATGCTACCAAATGCTCACCATTGCTAGCTAGTCACACTACTCACTGGTACTCACAGGCAAAACCTAAAAAAGAATGGAATCTACAAGGCTAAATGAAAACCAAGAAaagggaagaaagaaaagaaatcaaTAGAGATTAACCAATGAGGTTGCACACTGGTTAATGTCTGTCTAATgatgtcttctttttttcccatctTGGTTAAAGACCAGACAGACGCAGAGTTAGTGCGCATGCCACTACGCCAACTCTGGCCCCTCGGCGTCGCAGGCCGGCGCCTTCCAGTAATTCAAGAGCAGCGCGCCgatgccgcggccgccggagcgCGCGCCGCAGCGGCCGCACCGCTCGCCGGGGGGCatctcggcggcgacgagcacgcggcggcacgacgggCACGACGAGTGCGCGCGCAGCCACGTGTCGATGCAGGCGGCGTGGAAGCGGTGGTCGCACTGCGGCAGCACGCGCACGGCCTGCCCGTCCTCGAACTCCACGAGGCAGATGGCGcactcctccgcctcgccgccgccgccgtcggagacGTACGTCACGGTCGGGAGCGACCGCAGCACCTCCTTCTTGACGCCCTtgttcgccgcggcggcgccaccgccgccgccgccagccgctgtcccgccgccggcggcccgcGCCCAGCGGCGCGTGCACGCGCACCGGGcgacgaggccgaggccgaggacgCAGATGAGCGCGCAGAGCAGCCCGGCGAGGATGACGACGAGGTCCGAGTTGAGTGAGTCCTCCACCGAGCCGGAGGCGGCCGCCTCAAGGAGCATTCTCGCCATGGCTGGCACACCAGGAGATCGATCGAATCGAAGAAAAATGGCGTGATCAAGCGAGCCGCGAGCTAGCTAAGCTGCCGAGCAGTGTGGGAGATTGAGCAGCGCGAGAGGCGTGTGAGGTAGTGTAGGATGGGGTTGGTTTGCTTGCTTTATATAGAGCTCCCGCGGGCAGTTGCTTGCCGACTTTTGGTCTTTGAAAAAATGGATGGAATtctggggaaaaaaaacaaaggcatAAGtcacttgagacttgagaaaATGAGAGTAGTAGGACCTCTGCTTTGGGCTCCCACACTTTGGCGGAAGAGGGTTTTAAGTGGGACTGATAATGCTCTCTTTCGATAGTACTACTGTATATCTCAAGTCACAAACAAATTAAGCGGAAATACCTTCtgtccccatcgtttggctagAATAAACCAAACGACATATTTACGAACGgaaagtaatttgtaaataaaatttttcttagcgatctaaagtaaaggctaaaaaaataaactttaatgaaaaaaaccctaaaatcagctttaaatttaagtttgaaaatttaaattttggctgataattataagcataaacgaaaagatgaagCTATTCTACTCTTGCTGCACCataaatacaattttcttttttagaaataaGCACAAGGGTAGAACTAAGAGAAAGTTCTACATTTCAGATACAATACAATTAGCACCGGTGCAATTGCGCAGGGAACTACTATAGTATAATTGTGTTTTGCTATAGGCAATAGTAAAATAGCAGCATACATCGACTTCTCCAATGTGCTAGGTCAAACAAATTAAGGAAAAGCCCATTTTACAACTTGAAATTCCACGAAGTTTGAAATCGAGCCTTAACTTTGAAGCCATATACTCCTATTTAATTTCAACTTTTAAACCATCCAATTTCAGCCTACTCAGAACAAAACTagttttgaatttaaaattgtATAAAAAAAACCAGTTTCATAAGACAGATCTGCAACGTACATCACTTGGTGCAAGACTGCAAGCGGACCACGTAGCCACGTTAGTGACGTATCATTCAAAGCCACTCTAAAATAGGTACAAGGTTGAAATGAACAGCCTCTTAAAACAttaaaagcttttttttttcgcgaacgcgtgaaagaattgcacgtcaatatattaaaagaaaaatagttttatttataCGACGCAGTCAGCCAGACCAACTTATGCTAGGGGGAGGGAGAAAAAGCAAATGAAAAAAGTTGAAGCTTAGAGAAACTACGATGGCTAGAAACAGACCCCGAGCAGCGGGAAGGGGCCAAACCACGCTACACTCCCAAAATCTCTAAAAGTGACGACGCCAGCTAAAAATCACACATGGCCCTTCTAATGGATGAACTTCAGAACCACTGAGATGGTTAAAAGCTGATAGTATACGGTTTTAAATCTCAGAATCGAGATTTAGACTAACATTGATTTATGGTTGTTAAAAAGAAACTTCCTCATAGAGGAATGCCACGAACTAAAGCCTTGATTAGACACAAAAATACATTCTAAATATTTCACTTGTCTCGTGAGTGAGCAGCATAATAGCATACACCCAACTCTCAAGGGTTCCAGGGAAAGATTTATGCGATTGGCACTATAATCCTTAGTAGTAGCACCCACAACACAACCCAGAGAGTGGAACACTTTTTTTTGGTAGCAAAAGGTTGCGAGCAAGGGACAGATGTCCGAGCCAGGAGCCACACGAAACAATCCTGGTACAGATACTTTCGGCGTTTCTCTCGCTACATCTACATGTGTCACGCTGCCACAGCCTACATGTTCTCTCATGCGTGCAGGCAACCAGCTTTTCCCGTTTATGCTAGTGGTGGTCACGCTTGGGCATTTCCCTTCCCTCACCAccgttctttttttctcttttacatGGCGTGTGTGCAAAACTGTGCATGGCCGCCGCGACCCGAGACGGGAAACACGCCCAGAGGACGCACATTCTCCCCCTCACAGAAAGCGCGCAGAAACGCTTGCCGGGTTGCCGCTCCAAATTTGCGACGTGGGGCTCGTTCGATATGGCTTGAGCCTAGCCGAACAATTTCAGCTTCATCTTATTTGCGACGTGTTGTACCGGTGCGAGATGCGGAAAGGAACACCGGTGACTACTGGTGATGAGCCGTGAGATATTCGAAAGACGATGCGATCTTGCTCTTGCCGAGGACGGCTTGCCGAGAGAATTTCTCGCCTTTCAGTAGCCTCCATGCTGCGGAAGTACGTATAGTCCCTTTTTTGTTGTAGTGGTGCGAGAGCCCAAAAGCAGCCACTTCGCACATGGCAGCGGCGCCTTTCCGCAGCACATATCACTATATCACATGGGGGGCGAACCAAGCGTAACTGAACGGTAGGTTACACGAGATGTACGAATACGACCCAGCGGTAAGCAGCTATGCACGCACGGCTGCAGCTCGACGTGCAGGTTTGCATGTTGTATCTTGTATATGCTATGTTGCTACGCACGATGGGAGTGTGTTTCATGTTTGATCGATGTGTCGAGGTAATAGCGAATCGGTGATTTGGGGGTGGATGCCACTTTTCAAGCCTAAGCTAGGCACTGAGCCACACACGATGTGTAGCCGCCTTAGGGTGGGCTTTTTGGAGTGTGATCAAAAGCTAGCACAGCGCCACCTTTCTCTCGGATCAGCGTGACGGTTGTTGTGGACGAGAAACAGAGAGCCACGAAACTACACAGGTGCGACACAACAGAAAGATTTTTCACCTGAAGCACCAAATTACACTTTTAGACCGAGTAAAACTGGGCACTTCCTTTTAGTAAGGTAAGCCGAATTGTATAATagcatatagaaatacaattaggaaataaccgaaataagaaatattagaagtagagtatagagtttatatagaaatacaattaagaaaaaaatagaaatttggaattaaaaaataaggaatattagaagtagagtagaGTTCATATTGAAATTTAAAaccaactaaaattcggaataaaaaggagcctc
This region includes:
- the LOC127761053 gene encoding RING-H2 finger protein ATL80-like, giving the protein MARMLLEAAASGSVEDSLNSDLVVILAGLLCALICVLGLGLVARCACTRRWARAAGGGTAAGGGGGGAAAANKGVKKEVLRSLPTVTYVSDGGGGEAEECAICLVEFEDGQAVRVLPQCDHRFHAACIDTWLRAHSSCPSCRRVLVAAEMPPGERCGRCGARSGGRGIGALLLNYWKAPACDAEGPELA